One Candidatus Sulfurimonas baltica DNA segment encodes these proteins:
- a CDS encoding KdsC family phosphatase: protein MIKLIVLDVDGCLTDGGVIYSSDGNESKQFNIKDGLGISTWVRMGKQVAIITGRNSKIVERRAKELGIQNLHQGIVDKESVLREIVDSLGLKFHEVAAIGDDLNDFKMLSLVGRSFTPKNGVKDIRVIVDTVLSSNGGDGAVREMIETLVDENDLRDQFLALWI, encoded by the coding sequence ATGATTAAATTAATAGTATTGGATGTTGATGGATGCTTGACCGATGGAGGAGTTATATACTCATCTGACGGTAATGAGAGCAAGCAATTCAATATTAAAGATGGACTCGGTATAAGCACTTGGGTTAGAATGGGCAAACAGGTCGCTATAATAACGGGTAGAAACTCTAAAATAGTAGAGAGAAGGGCTAAAGAGCTCGGGATTCAGAATCTGCATCAAGGTATTGTAGATAAAGAAAGTGTTTTAAGAGAGATTGTTGATTCTTTAGGACTAAAATTTCATGAGGTTGCCGCTATTGGTGATGACTTAAATGATTTCAAAATGTTGAGCCTCGTTGGAAGAAGCTTTACTCCAAAAAATGGTGTTAAAGATATAAGAGTGATTGTTGACACTGTTTTATCTTCCAACGGAGGAGACGGAGCTGTTAGAGAGATGATAGAAACACTAGTCGATGAAAACGATTTAAGAGATCAATTTTTAGCTTTATGGATCTAA